TTTTTGGATCTTTGTAAATTGTCACCTTTCTCACGAGAGGAAAGTCGGTAATCTTTTAACTGTCATTTGTGTGGCCATATCTAAGTCCTTGGTGAAGGAAGACAGCTTAAACTAGTAAAGTGATGGCATTGCCAATGTGTTAACAGTTCCTTCCCCTTCTACTTCTTTTGCaggaagaagaacaaagaaattggacagctgaagaagaaaaacaacagTCAGAAAAAGATGTAAGCTTCTCTGATATGCCTTTGTGAAGTGACATGCCTTGAGAAAAAAAGACAGCAAGATATTGGAGCTTTTCCCTCTCTTCCTCCAGTCCAGATATCTTAGATTATCAAGATTGGAATTTTCCATACATTCATAGAGAACTagattttaatttccttttcctttttcttttttttttactttcatgaAAAACTATAGATGGAAGTGAAGTTATTGGATGAATACATACGGTTGTGGTCAGCTGGCAAAGAAACCAACATAAAGATACTGCTTTCAAAACTACATCATGTAAGATCTTTGATGCCTGACATTTAACAATCTTCTGCCTTCTTTTCCCTTACTctcattgttgttgttttccttCTATCTTCTTCATAATAATAGATGACAGGCCAGGTGATATATAACCATTTTGTTTGACATTGATTCAGATTCTGTGGCTCAATAGTGGCTGGTGTGCTATCCCTCTGACAAGCCTAACAGAAAGCTCACAAGTGAAGAAAGCTTATCAGAAAGCAAGGCTATGTCTCCACCCAGACAAACTGCAACAAAGAGGAGCAACACTCCCACAAAAATATGTTGCAGAGAAGGCATTCTCCATCCTTCAGGTAACTTTTGTCTCCTGCAAAGAAATTTTTCCAATCTAGGCACATGAATAGAATAGTTTATGAGGTTGGCTTTAAAAAGGGAAATGTAGGAAAACAGTAGGAAAATTTGAGGTGAAAAAGATTAGTGAAACCAATTTTTTGACAAATatatttcaatttggttgattagTCTGATTAAGACGATGCAAATGTGCTGTGGTTACAGGATGCATGGGCTGCTTTCATCTCCGAAGATGTCTTCTTAAACTAGTGGGACAACTAGGATCGTTTGGATCTTCTATGGCTGAAGCAAGTCTGTATATTCTATGGCTGAAGCAGTCTCTTAAGACAGAGGAACATGCTCAAAAgcatgtgttttgttttttttttttttttttttttttttggtaaaaatggTTTTGAAGTCCAGTAGATCATGTATTCAAAAATTTGCATGTTTGTTTGACTACCTTCCTGTTGTAAAATCCAATGACAATATAAATGAAGATGAGAGATAGTAAAGATGACTGTATTTAGTATTTACCTGTATAGTATGCCATGAATCCATGATGCCTCCCTCCACACCtcttttttgttgaattattcCTGTTGGACATTTGGGTAGAAATCTTCTTCGTTTGATATGATGGATTTGAATATAAATCAGAATCACAGATCTCTTTTCTATATTTTACTAATACTGCAATGCATTGCTCAACTATAACTtcatgagtaatgttattcaGTAGACTGTTATAAAATTTGATAATGTAATTGATTGATTTTCACAACAGTCTATCAgcatattaaaatttcaaaaacagtCTCTACTAGAGGCTTCTGTTTCCAGTATTAAAATGACTTTGAAATCCCCTCTTCAattaggataaaaaaaaaaaaaaaaaaaaaaaaaaaaaaaaaaaaaaaaaaaaaaaaaccttcgaAATGGCCTAATTTTGgagaaagtgaaaataaaaataaaaaatcgatgAATAAAGTGAAATTTTGATCCAGGCGTGCTCCTTTGCCTCACTTGTGTTCATGAATCATCAAAACTGAAGTGGCGTATTGCCAAGGTATTAAGGATATTTTATCATAGTAAatttgttgaatatatatatagtaagatAACTCTTACCTCAATAAAATTTAAGCAcgtattttttcaaaatatttctacaaagaaataatacaaattataaaaaactatttatgttttggattgttaaataatttttctttttcttttaaaaaaataaaaaacaaacaaacaaaagcattaataaacaactcaaaacacaaaacacttacAAACcactttcacctttatgtcacatcatacccaaaaaaacaaagaaaaaaaaaacatcattaaaaAGTATTACCAAATGAATCCACTCATTAACAAACATGAGCATTGACCCTGATTGCTTAAGTTCAATTTAAGATCTCCTTTCCCccttcaaataaaattttttttaaaaaaataataatgaaaagttTAACTTAAGATAAAAGCAACCAAGTCACATTGTAAAACAACTAAACTCGGGGTACATAATTTGAGGAGATTCTAGATGATCACTTATGTGTTATCCTTACTCCACATTTGAGTTTAATTTACAAGAAAAGAGTGCTTTTCAGAAATTATTGAAAAGCAACATTGGACTGGTAGAAAGAATATGGTCATCAACAAGGGCCATTATTCCTCACATTACAGAAACAATGACAGAAAACGTAAAATGTGTTGTTATGCTGTGGATTACAACTCTCGTCTGTCACTTGGTTCTTGTAATCACTCTTTGAGTGAGATCTACGAGCGCGCGCCTTGATTTTCTGACGTCCTCATCGTCGCTCTCAGGTAGAGAATCAATTGCTTCTGCAGCAAGGTTGGCATGCTTCATGGCAAGCTCCCTCGTTCTCTGTATTCCACGACTCTTCCCAAGGTACTCAAGAGCCTAATTTTTCCACAAAGAGATCAACTTTTCAGTAAAAGAATCCAATAAGAAAATGGTGTGATTTGAAATAGTATTTTCAAGGTTGCAGGTCTCATAAAGAGACTCAGGTTGATCAAAACAAAGCGGGTAAATGGTCAATAATAGAACTGAACAAGCTGCATATCCAGGTCCAGAAAATAGACAGAATGCAAAAGACTAGGTCAATGATACAAGTCACAGTATTCTATTGTAAATCTGgaccgttgaaaaaactacagaaGATCTACAACAGCGCCTAAGCCAAATCCGTTTTAAGATCAGATAACAAAAGATATGGTTTAGCAGGAGGTATACTGTGAGTCAAAGCCATATTTCTGAAGGTGAAGGGGATGAAATGCACAAACAGATTTAGGAAAGTCCAAAGCAGTGCCTACTTCTGAGTCAAAATAAGAGTGTTCAGACTAACAAATCAGGAGATGCATGCATATCCGTCAAATTAAATTTTGTGAAACCTACGGCACAAACTTAAACATTATTATGCTAaagtatttaattttgttgaaagGCACTCAAAACTAAGgattgaaaacataaataataccAGAAATATCTGCAAAATTTacccaaaaacagaaaatttgTTTCGACACCAAATCTTATAGAAGCTTGATGGAAATTTTATTACCCTTACTCTGCTGCGGTGGGTTTTAAAATCAGCTGATAGTTACAAGAGTGCATGCAACATAAgatgtttcaattttgtaaAGAAACTATCACACCAATACTGCACCTAGCAGAACAGATTAAGATAACTTGTAAGACAATGAAACTTTAGAATCTTCATGCATCATCTGTAGTAGCTTCACCATTCAACATGGAATAACATATGAAAAAACATACAAgtcttttagagagagagagaagagtagATTATATGGACTTACAAGATCAACATTTGCAGGGTCGTCAAAGCCCCGCTCAACAACTACAAGCAATTGAGGAAACTCTTCCATGGCAAACAGTATTGGAGCAGTAATAATTCCctacaaaatttatttattttgttaacatgATTATTAACAAAACAAGGTGCATTGTCATTGTATAGGGTTTAATAAAATGGGAAACAAGCTACGTTCTGTAAATACAGGCATCTAGCGCGCTGTAAATAAAAACAGATGGGTAGTCAGCTCTTGGGGGTATTGCTGAAAATATTTTGCACAATTTGTAGTTGTTGTGGTGCTTAACTGGAAAATTTAGCAGCATCTCAAAACATAGTTGAGAGCAACTTCTAAAACCAGGATTGTTCATCAATCCATGAAATTGACAGGTCATGGATCAACAGTTGGCCATCTCAAGCTAATTATAGATCGTCATCCTATAACATCTCAAGCTAATGCTAACAATAGATCACCATCctataaaatacaataaataaataaatcaatatgtCATTTTATCAAATGAAGAAATCTAACAGGTCCAATTCAGAGGTTATTTCTAGCTATTGTTAACTATTaaacaggagagagagagagagagagagaggggggggggggttccaTAATGGACACAAGCATCAAGGTGTGAAATCTTTGATTCTTGTTATCCCAGCACATTTCTAGAAATTAATAGTTCCATATTTTATAAAAAGGTTtgactccaaaaaaaaaaatgattgagcAACCCAGCCCCTGGGGCGTCTTGACCTGGGCAAACTATTAACAGTTTTTCAGTAATGTTAGGTGATTCCATGCAACCATGCACTTCAAGCTGTTTTCAAACAGAAAATGTAAGCATGTGAACAGTCATATTTTAACAGTGTGAAACTCTAGGTCAAGTCATTTTTGGCACAAGGAAGGGGGGAGGGCAAAGGAAACTAGCACAATGGTTCATTAGATGCATTCAGTAAGATATTACATTAAGGATAAGTGAATTACAAGGCGGATATCAGATAAAGAACCCTTTCCAAGGGAAGCTGATGTGCCCGTGAAATCAAGAACATCATCTATCAATTGATATGCCAATCcctgtgaaaaaaagaaaaagaaaaagaaattagatcAACAGTCAGCTCTAAAGATATATAGAGAAAATGATTCATCTTTAACATTTCCAAAGAGCTAGGAAGGAGGAATCCGGTTCAGAATTATTTGCAGGCCTACATACATAACTGCATGCCAATCAAGGTACAAATGACCAGTGCTgtgattttaatattaaaaaaccatGCTCTTTCACATAACAACAGCATTTTCCATCTACACTTGATTACTCCAATGGTTAGCAACAGAAGTTGGTAATTGCAACTAACTGCAATAGAAATGATGGAGCCAAACCCATCCACTTGATTACCACAACTAAGTTGAAACATAGTTCAACATAAGTTGGGAATAAAACAATGCTGATCATTATACTTAAGGGACAACTACAGCCTGAAATCAGCTCAAAATCTTCTACATAGTTCATTTCTACAGCCATTTTTGGTCTGTATGGAATAGCTTTTGTTCTAATCTGGATGTTTCTAGGTTTAAAATAGAATGAGAAGCCTATTAACTTGATGTTAAGAAGGAAAGCTTATTCTGTACTTCCATCACTCTCTCAACTTTTCCATTTGGGGACATGgctcataaaattaaaaagatcacACCACTTGCTCTTTGAAGTAATTAACAGACAGAAGAATTATAAGAATTTACAAACCAGATTTCTGCCATACTCATAAGCCAACATTGCCACTTCTGCAGTCTGCCCAGCAAGAAGGGCAATCGCCTTGCAGCTGTTGGAAATTAATGATGCTGTCTTGTAGTACGTTTTCTGCATGTAATATTCCATGCTGCaattgcaaaaataatagtaTATTATCACAAAATTACTCATGAAATCCTTGACGTGCATATAAAGGCTAGGGTTTATTTAAATCTCACTTGTCGGAAGTGAAAAGACCAAATTACTCTTACCGGTTCACTGCTAAAACTACGTGGCCCAAAACATGTTTTGCTGCAATAGTGAGAACAGTACCATACAGTAACTACTCACCAAAGGATTAACTTTCTCGCTAATTGAACTGCTAATATAAATACCTAGCTAAGGTCTACTAGTAAAACTACTAacattttagggaaaaatcaaAACTAATCCCACTAGGTTTTCCCATGATTTTAATTAGCCCCTAGGTTTCTAATTTCGATAATTAGATCCTTGGATTTACTCACATTTCAAATCAGTTCTTTCGTCAATCCACCGTCCAAATAATTAGCGGACATTCTGCCACTTGGACAATTTGCCATGTCACAAAAATTAACCCGTCGCCACGTGTCACTTATCTGCAACGTCAtgtacaagagaaaaaaaaaaacaaaaaagaggaaaatttaGGGGGTGGGGGTGGTCGGAGCTTGTATCTCAGCACCTTCCCCAGGGTAATTTTGGGGGTGGACGAGGTGGCCTGAGCCACCTCTCCCCTCCACcctaaaaaaaggggggggggggggggggggggtgatttAGGGAgtggcttggccacccattGACCTAGGgtgtggccaaaccaccccaacCTCCACCCCTCAATTTTCGTCTTTTTTTCCTGATACATTGCAGGGCATATGGGTTGACATGTGGCGATTTGCTAGTGGGTGTGATATGGCAAACTATCCATATAAACTATTAATTATTTGTACAGCAGATGACGAAAGAATAGATTTGAAACGTAAGTAAAACCCAAAGATCTAATTgccaaaattaaaaacctaggaactgttcaaatatcacctggtaagctggtccaaggtttgttctccgaCCTTTGAATGAAGGTTGGGGATCCAGAACTTGTTGATATTCAATCGAACTCTCTTAGGGAAATGGCTATGGCACATTGTGCATGAGTGGTGATGGACTTTAATTTTGGCAGTTCGTAGGGTGAGTGATGCTCTAATATGGGACGTATGTGGTGtatttatggaagaatattaagaGGGGTTGGGGGAAGTTCTCTAGCcataccagatttgaggtgAGAGATGGCTCAAAGGTTAGCTcctggcatgatctgtggtgtggAGATATGGCCCTCAAAGAAGCCTTTCCAGACTTATTTGGCAATGCTTGTGTGAAGGATGCTTATTGCGGCTCACTTTGAGTTTTGGGGTAGCTCCACTCAATGGAATGTAAGCTTTGCTAAAGCAGTTCAGTACTGAGAGGTGGATGTATTTGCCTCTTTAGGTGTTATATTTAGCTAGATTGAGACAGGAAgatgaagacaagctttggtgggtcccttccaaaagAGGTTTGTTCGTTGTTTAGATCCTTCTACAGTGTCTTGATGCGTAATGATGGCCTTtggttcccttggaagagtgtttaGCAGACCAAAGTTCCTTTGAGGGCAGCCTTTTTCGCTTGGTCAATGGCCATAGGATAGATCCTTATCATGGATAATCTAAGGAAACGGCATTTCATCGTGGTTGATAGGTGTCGTATGtgtaaaaaaaatggggagtttgagggccatcttcttctccattgtgaggttgctggTGCTTTATGGGATGTTTTCTTCAACcaatttgggttgtcttgggttataccTAGACAAGTAATcaatttatatgtgtgtgttcgTGGACTGTAGGTACCGCTCAaagtgttgttgtgtggaagatggtgcttGCGTACCTattgtggtgtctatggaaggaaaagaatgagaaagttttgaggaccgtgagatgactttggaggagatttaagtcattattttcttatactctgtactttggaggagattaagtcATTATTTTCCTAtactctgtatctttggatgaaagcttttgtttctcctttggtgattagttatcataatttccttgttctttttctccttctaattaggtgttttctaatgtatacttcttgtgtagcTGGGAGCGCCTTATGCGttaatgatatcttgattacttataaaaaaaaataaaaaaagagaaacctACGGcctaattttgattttttgcaaCACTTACGCTTTTAAGTGTCGATTTCAAATTTCTAGTTTCAACCAAGAAACACAatctgcccttttttttttggatgaataaaggCGTTTTAAAACCAAACTCTGCAGAATACAATTCACTCTACCCTTTCTTGCCACGTAAGCGCATGCATTCACAAGAGTAATCAACAAGTTTGTGTATGTGTTTTTAAGACATACTCATAGcccaagaaagaagagagtaCTGGAACATCATACATTAGCCAGTTGCCAGCCAGTCATTCTAGTAGCATTATATCATACATGGAAGATGTGAAATAAACCTGACACTGAAGATTCTTAAAGATGCAACTGAATTCCCTTTGGTGCAGTTTCTCtcactcgctctctctctcccctaaTCAGCAAGTGTGTGCTGTGTTTTTAAGCCATACTCATAATAAGTGAGAAAATTGAACATCCAACATAAGCCATTCACCGGCCCGACATTCCTAGTAGCATCATACCAGAGTAAAAGACATGAAATAAACTCAGTGCCTGACTAAGATTCTTAAAAGATGCAACTAAATTTCCTTGGGTGCAGTCACTTACTctctgtttgtgtttttttaagcCACACTCATAGCCcaacaaagaagagaaaatttgaACATCCTAAATTAGCCATTCACCGGCCAGCCATTCCTATAAGCACTTATCATATACTGGAAGGGGTGAAATAAACTTGGTAAGTGGCTAAGGATTCTTATAAGATGCAACGAAATTCCCTTAGATGCAGTTAGCCTTGAAGGACAAACCCAAGAAGGCAACCATTGCATGCAGGGAAGTTATGTCAAACCTATAAATTTGAATTGATAATGCCCAATAAGCATGCACCACGGAAAGTTGGcaattttattataaaggtTAATCAAGGATTACCAAGCCGCAGTATGTGTTACAATTTATGAGCTTGTGTTACTGAGCCTCAAGTGGACACATGAAGCATTAAGCAGGTCAAAGGTCATGGTGGGTTTTGGTCAGGAGAGAGCAAACAATGTTGTGAAGTGTCAAATCTCACAAAACACTCGTCAACTATTAATTTTGGGCACAGAAGTATTAAATCTCACTGATTGAGCATGTTGGTCCTTAAAGCTATAAGAGGACAACAAAAGGCATGACATACATGGTATTTTTAAACGTCAGTTTAGTCAACAGTGAGATGAAGGTGCACAAAAGGACATTGGCAACATAATACACTACTAGTTATATCAGTGTGAACTTGACAATCTACAAACATTCATAATAGAAATAGTGAGGCAATCTTGATCTTTGGTAATTGCATTGAGATCATTATTCATTGACGTCAAAAGACATCAATTGGTAGTATTTAGCCTTCAATGAAATTtatgtaattaaaaataaataaataaaaaaggaaaaagtacacactCTCCTCAAACTAACACCCAATTTGCAATGTCTCCCCAAACTAAAGATTGCATCAATGTCCCACCCAAACTACAAAAATTTGTAACGTCTCTCATTTGTCCCGCAAAAAGACAAATATgatcctaaatttttttcaataaaacaaaaataccccaaTAAATTCAGAGAAAAGATAAACTAAAAACTAATCAAAAGCAAATCCATGATGATGACAATGCACTCTAATTCAGTCACAGCCAGAGATGACATCCAAAGGAAGCCGACTACATTAAAGCCACAGTGCTAAGCATTTCACCGAGAAAACCTGCAGTAACCACTTGAAGGGAAGTAGGCAGAGTAGTTAGGACTCTGCCAGTGGGTTATCCTAGGTATAATAGATGTTTGCACATCTTGGAGGATGGTTTCAATTGATTCAGGATTGTAGGGGGCGGATTTTGGCAAAAGTTTTCGGAGGTAACCCAGATCAACTTGGCTTAGGACATGGTATTTTTCGATGATTTGGTAATAATCTGCAGTGAATTCTATCATTATGTTGCCTTGTCTCCTGAATTCTTCTGCGTCCAGAGCATGATGAAGTGAGAATTGTTTTCAAGGTCATGATAGAAATTGATCGTTTGAGTTGGCTTTACTTAACTAAGAGCTGATCAATGATATAAAGGAGAGAGTACATATTCAGGAGGCGATGaacatttttttagtttttatttatttatttatttattttaaaaaaaatggaatttctcattatttttattaagggtatttttgtcatttgggagacattgaaaatttttggtagtttgggggggttATGAATTGGGTGTTAGTTTGAGGGGGGTATGTGTAGTTTTCCCAAAACTGGAATAACAAGAGAGAGATGATGAAGTAGAATATTCAAACACATTCAATGAAGAGTCGAGAATACTGTATCATTTCCAATTCTGaacaaaatcacaaaagatatcggactgacaaaaaaaattgtatctaAACAGAGTAAACACAGGCACTCATAACATAGACCAGAAAGACCTTCAAATTGTACAACCGGTGACACAGATTATGGAACCATCATCTTAGTGGGACATGATAGCATTGAAGTAATAATATGATGAATTCCCCGGAGATGACTAAAGGTAGTGGTCATTTAAAGGGGAGAAATAATCAATAACTCAAAGAATTAGCAAGCAAGAACAAAAGTATGGAATGATGTACAGGATTAAAAAGGGTGAGACAGAAGTGAAAGCTCTTTTATTGGTAGACAAACTATTAGGCTTCgattggtttgcggaatgagtattccatgagaaaaagaatagttattactaagaataaaaaagaatggaataaaatagctattcctactCCTACTccttagtttggtaacaacacaTATACATTAAatggaatcaaatcaaaattactaaaaaaacccccacatttttttataaaaaatatatatatatatatatatatatatatatatatatatatatatatatatatatatatatatgaaaactgATGAGAATCAGAATACTCcgggggtggtcggccagccacacTATAACGTAGGTTTTTgcttctttgtcttttttttttgtagaaaaaaaaaagagaaaagaaattgatagaaaatataaaataatgagtattttttttctagaaaatataatctactcattattttctattttctatcaatttcttttctcttcttttttttcttcttttttttctagaaaatataaTCTATTCCTTTAAGAATAGCTACGCAGCCACGCGGTGAGCACAAAGCGAACTATACTTTCGCCTTtaaaaatagctattcctctcaatttttagaggaatatgtattcaTCTTCgtaaatgaatagttattccaatggaaataactattccaagaactagacccctaccaaacaaagtAATGACATTCTATTCCAATGGTCTATTCTgtgaaccaaacgaggccttgtTCATTTTTCAGGTCACTAAATATCTACTCCCAAAAACATATAGTgcaagaaacaaacaaaaattataaatatgatGGAAATAGTGGAGCAGGATACCTACAACGTTGTTCAGATGTTGTAGTCATTTGCATGGTTTCACCCGTTACAAGATGCTCGACAACTTTTGCCAGTAATGATACAACCTAAGGATAATGCCGTGATGGCGCAGACaatgagttgaaaaaaaaaaaaaaagtaactgcATATCTCAGTATCATTGCTTAATCTAGTTCGACATCTTCATTAATACAGAAGAAACATGATACCTCCGTGTTTTTCAATGATGCAAGTGCCACACAAGCTCGAGAGAGCAGAAAATCTCCTGATAATACTGCTAACTGCATTGCAAATGAATGGGAAGGAACAAACAATGTTAGTTACACTACTTCACAACTTAGATTAACTATAAACATCAAAGAGGGAACTAAACAGACTTAATATCTTTTACTGGGGGAAAACCCTCAATACAGCACATTACTCTTTCCAAGACCAAAAAACAGCATTTCCAAACTTTATAATATAGAAAAGCAGAGATGCAATACACGAATTTATGATCAcaaaaatttaaaggaaaaattgaCCAGCTTAAGAGAAAAGATGTACCTTGTTGCCCATTACAAAATTTAATGAACCGATACCACGTCTTGTATCTGCATCATCCAAGACATCATCATGTAGAAGGCTTGCCACCTGAAGACAATGACATGATTGTTTAGTCCACAAGCAGTAAGAAATGACATGAACAGATATCATAACTTGGGGATAAAAACACAGCAAAAAGCCAACAGGATTTTTCCTGGCTTTCTCAAGGGCAATTTCAAATACACATGGACAATGCATGCCATAGCACCATTCATAAAAATCCTATCCCGTGTTTACAGCTATTAATTCATAACAAAATCATAGTAATTAATAAGTGCAGTCGATCGAAATCAGGAAATATCATATAAGAACATAACTTTGTGCTCTACAGAGGAACGTGCAGACAAACTAACAGATGCAAACAAGAAATATAACAACGATTGGAACATccaattaataaagaaaaactagtaCGCTGAGAAAAGTAACAGATTCAAAAACTATAAAGCATTTAATCCAAAAAGGACACGTTTGTGAATCATTTCCAATGTTCACAAACACCAGATACTACAATTGAACATGAAACTTATCATGAAAATCAACCTTTAAATATGCTTAATGGATACTTTAACAGAACCAGTCTCCGGTGTCTACTAAGGAACAACAACATCGTCTACCTTAATCTTgaacctaaaaacaaaaaaattagacaaacgAGATTTCTAGAGttccttttgtttattttttttttcactcttttcctcctccttttttttttttgagagagagatcttTCCAGCCAAATAACATGTTCTGCAAGTTTATTTGGTCGACATGATTTCACCCAGTAACCAAATTCAGAGCTGAGCCACCATCGAATGGCCAGAATAAAAATATGGCAGAAAGTGAGGGAAATAAATGGTAGAATAGGGAAAGAACATACAAACagcatgagaaaagaaaagataaccaaaaaaagaaaaagactcaATGACATTCCATACTTCAAGCTCCAACTCGTGACGAAGTGGTTAAATTGAGTTCTGCATCTTGATAAAGGAATCTGATTCTATGAGTTACAGATTACTAaaaggggaaacttcacaaaagggtatcaaactaacgcgctttttcacttaagggtactaatgttgcaaaacgttcaattgagtgtatgaatttatcaaaactattcaatgtagggtattccgtcaccctctgttctaaatcgatgacggaaccCAAAACACATGCGTTTCACGTGATTTACTTAAGCATTTCTTCCCTTTATGCCTTTCAGAGCtctcaaaaaaattaactaaaaacaaaaaccatgccACCTTCAAAATGCcatgtttgaataaaaaattaactaaaaaccATGCTTCATCGTTGTGAACTCTGTCACTGCCTCTCAGTATGAAGTTCATGAAAACAAGTTCTTAAACCACGGCATCCATTGTTGTATCTCTTCTTCATTCACACAAAAAGTCATTCACTCTCTttcatgtacaaaaaaaaattcataccgTCATCACATCTCTCTTTAAGACAAACTCCTCCAGTACCCACCCGCAAAAAACCGGTCCCACATTTCCTTCTCCAAATCGACAAC
This DNA window, taken from Alnus glutinosa chromosome 5, dhAlnGlut1.1, whole genome shotgun sequence, encodes the following:
- the LOC133867585 gene encoding solanesyl diphosphate synthase 3, chloroplastic/mitochondrial, coding for MLFSRISRIQRTSLNGCRWLLSHRPDYRHQFFRSESPPSCTDSTTQKVLGYREIFSWGLPALHGFRHKIHHQSSSIVEEQEDPFSLVADELSLVANRLRSMVVAEVPKLASAAEYFFKMGVEGKRFRPTVLLLMATALNVSIPQPFPSEPVDAFAKELRARQQCIAEITEMIHVASLLHDDVLDDADTRRGIGSLNFVMGNKLAVLSGDFLLSRACVALASLKNTEVVSLLAKVVEHLVTGETMQMTTTSEQRCSMEYYMQKTYYKTASLISNSCKAIALLAGQTAEVAMLAYEYGRNLGLAYQLIDDVLDFTGTSASLGKGSLSDIRLGIITAPILFAMEEFPQLLVVVERGFDDPANVDLALEYLGKSRGIQRTRELAMKHANLAAEAIDSLPESDDEDVRKSRRALVDLTQRVITRTK